A region of uncultured Carboxylicivirga sp. DNA encodes the following proteins:
- a CDS encoding outer membrane beta-barrel protein, whose translation MPKIFLFLLFLPFTASINAQYKKADWYVSPKISFADYSDKNDWDGYSISKIPPVSMAVEYGLNDFLSVGGMFGFNRDKYKNDTISTNLHKYGKVVLGGLASVHFAGWIEKWTNYSVFLGDWDFYLTGGMMFEWSSKKETDVWNEELDIYENFSDKELKLKLRPAVGVRYFVTDDVSMLLEVGKANLGLVTTGLTLRL comes from the coding sequence ATGCCCAAAATATTTCTTTTTCTTCTGTTTTTACCTTTTACTGCCTCGATTAATGCCCAGTATAAAAAAGCAGATTGGTATGTAAGTCCCAAAATCTCGTTTGCCGATTACAGTGATAAGAATGATTGGGATGGATACAGTATTTCAAAGATTCCTCCTGTTTCGATGGCTGTTGAATATGGGCTAAATGATTTTTTAAGTGTAGGGGGAATGTTTGGCTTTAATCGGGATAAATACAAAAACGACACTATTTCAACCAATCTTCATAAATATGGCAAGGTTGTTTTGGGAGGTTTAGCTTCCGTTCATTTTGCCGGATGGATAGAAAAATGGACGAACTATTCTGTTTTTCTGGGTGATTGGGATTTTTATTTGACAGGGGGAATGATGTTTGAATGGTCGTCAAAAAAGGAAACAGATGTTTGGAATGAAGAGTTGGATATTTATGAAAACTTTAGTGATAAGGAATTGAAGCTGAAGTTGAGACCTGCTGTTGGTGTTCGTTATTTTGTAACTGATGATGTTTCCATGCTACTGGAAGTTGGCAAAGCAAACTTAGGTTTGGTTACAACAGGGCTTACCTTACGTTTATGA
- the dprA gene encoding DNA-processing protein DprA, with protein sequence MTELLKYQIALSLVKGIGPKLARNLVAYVGEVEEVFKQSERSLSKIPGIGSVVAKSIKSADVLERAEEEIEFILQHQIQPLFYTNPEFPSRLNYCDDAPLMIFLKGQNKLDSRKIIGIVGTRQASEDAKINCEKLVSGLAVNFPDLVIVSGLAYGVDVCAHQSALKNSIATYGVLAHGLDRIYPSLHRNTAAQMIGQGGLVTEFLTKTNPDKPNFVRRNRIVAGLVDALIVVESGVKGGAVITARIASSYNRDVLAFPGSVNYEMAKGCNYLIKSNIAGLIEDSQDVANALGWEVDKNHNSVQKKIFNEFNNSEEELLYTLLYNNKEMTANELSLASNLPVSKVSANMLSLEFAGMVKSLPGNAFRLL encoded by the coding sequence TTGACCGAACTACTGAAATATCAAATTGCCCTAAGCCTGGTTAAAGGAATAGGACCCAAATTGGCTCGTAACCTTGTTGCATATGTGGGCGAGGTTGAAGAAGTATTCAAACAAAGTGAGCGTTCATTATCCAAGATTCCCGGCATTGGTTCTGTGGTAGCAAAATCAATAAAAAGTGCTGATGTGTTGGAGCGGGCAGAAGAAGAAATCGAATTTATTCTTCAACACCAGATTCAACCTTTGTTCTATACAAATCCTGAATTTCCATCCCGTTTAAATTACTGTGATGATGCTCCCTTGATGATCTTTCTGAAGGGACAGAATAAACTAGATTCCAGAAAGATTATTGGAATTGTAGGAACCCGTCAGGCCTCAGAGGATGCTAAAATTAATTGTGAGAAACTGGTAAGTGGTTTGGCTGTTAATTTCCCTGATTTAGTTATTGTTAGTGGTTTGGCCTATGGTGTAGATGTTTGTGCTCATCAATCAGCATTGAAGAATAGCATTGCAACATATGGTGTTCTTGCACATGGATTGGACCGGATTTATCCATCATTACATAGAAATACAGCAGCTCAAATGATAGGACAAGGAGGTCTGGTAACTGAATTTTTAACAAAGACTAATCCTGATAAACCTAATTTTGTGAGACGTAACAGAATAGTAGCCGGTTTGGTAGATGCATTAATTGTTGTTGAGTCTGGAGTAAAAGGAGGAGCAGTGATTACAGCGCGAATAGCAAGTTCTTATAACAGGGATGTTTTGGCTTTTCCTGGGAGTGTTAATTACGAAATGGCAAAAGGTTGCAATTATCTCATAAAATCAAATATCGCAGGTTTGATTGAAGATTCTCAGGATGTTGCAAATGCATTGGGATGGGAAGTTGATAAAAATCATAATTCAGTACAAAAGAAAATTTTTAATGAATTCAATAACAGTGAAGAAGAGTTATTGTATACTTTATTGTATAATAATAAGGAAATGACAGCTAATGAATTGAGTTTAGCGAGTAATCTGCCAGTGAGCAAGGTGAGTGCCAATATGTTGTCGCTTGAATTTGCTGGCATGGTAAAAAGTTTACCTGGAAATGCATTTCGGTTACTCTAA
- a CDS encoding sigma-70 family RNA polymerase sigma factor, whose protein sequence is MIQNFFKIKPLSDDLLLKKFQETQNLDFLGQLYERYMHLVYGVCLKYLKNKEEAQDAVMGIFEKLNKEIPGKEINDFKPWLYVVAKNYCLMQLRKEQSLKKNSSEYEKSELLFMETEEPLHHTNNWEPDAMDARLKECLEKLKDRQRSCIELFYFNELCYKEISEKLTLDVKKVKSYIQNGKRNLKNCIESKA, encoded by the coding sequence ATGATTCAAAATTTCTTCAAAATCAAACCATTAAGCGATGATCTTTTACTCAAGAAATTTCAAGAGACACAAAATCTTGATTTTCTGGGGCAACTTTATGAAAGGTACATGCACCTGGTTTATGGGGTATGTTTGAAATATTTGAAGAATAAAGAAGAGGCCCAGGATGCTGTTATGGGTATTTTTGAAAAACTCAACAAAGAAATACCCGGAAAGGAGATCAATGACTTTAAGCCCTGGCTGTATGTTGTAGCAAAGAATTATTGCCTGATGCAACTGAGAAAAGAACAAAGCCTTAAAAAGAATTCATCTGAATATGAAAAAAGTGAACTCCTTTTTATGGAAACAGAAGAACCTTTGCATCATACTAATAACTGGGAGCCGGATGCAATGGATGCCCGACTTAAAGAGTGCCTTGAAAAATTAAAAGACAGACAGAGAAGTTGCATTGAATTATTTTATTTTAATGAACTTTGTTATAAGGAAATAAGTGAAAAACTAACACTTGACGTTAAGAAAGTAAAGAGTTATATACAGAATGGGAAACGTAATTTAAAGAATTGCATTGAATCAAAAGCATGA
- a CDS encoding 3-phosphoshikimate 1-carboxyvinyltransferase: MQYTLQFEKKTDSVQIQLPASKSISNRLLLLNALSYSPFEIKNLSDSDDTKVMLNVLNSDTSTFDVGAAGTSMRFLTAFLSKIVGEWTITGSSRMKQRPIQILVDALTQLGARIEYIENEGFPPLKIFGCALKGGELELPGDISSQYISALIMIAPTIENGLTLKLTGDIISRPYLNMTLALMKEFGVTGTWKGNSIIIPEASYKPVQTSVESDWSAASYWYEIAAINPELSVTLKGLKRYSLQGDSNVQKIYKELGIETKFSQKGVNLVNTGKKCRKLNYDFINEPDLAQTVAVTCCLMNVPFHFTGLQTLKIKETDRISALINELGKMGYQLESNQKDNLIWNGDIKEVSGTIEIDTYKDHRMAMAFAPASFTGVQISVNDPMVVTKSYPHYWEDLKLVGINSVE; this comes from the coding sequence ATGCAATATACGCTTCAGTTTGAGAAAAAAACAGACAGTGTACAAATACAACTGCCTGCTTCTAAAAGCATAAGCAACCGATTATTATTATTAAACGCATTAAGCTACAGTCCTTTCGAAATCAAAAATCTATCCGATAGCGATGACACAAAGGTGATGCTAAACGTGTTAAATTCTGATACTTCAACTTTTGATGTGGGTGCTGCCGGAACATCGATGCGTTTTCTTACTGCATTTTTATCAAAAATTGTTGGCGAGTGGACCATTACAGGCTCTTCACGCATGAAACAACGCCCGATTCAAATTTTGGTTGATGCTTTAACACAACTGGGAGCAAGAATTGAATACATCGAAAACGAAGGTTTTCCTCCCTTAAAAATATTTGGTTGCGCTTTAAAAGGTGGTGAACTCGAATTACCAGGTGATATCAGCAGTCAATATATTTCAGCATTGATAATGATAGCTCCAACTATAGAGAATGGATTAACATTAAAACTGACTGGAGATATTATTTCAAGGCCTTACCTGAATATGACATTGGCTTTAATGAAAGAATTTGGTGTTACAGGTACCTGGAAAGGTAATTCAATCATCATTCCGGAAGCCAGTTATAAACCTGTTCAAACAAGTGTTGAATCGGACTGGAGTGCTGCCAGCTACTGGTACGAAATTGCTGCTATAAATCCTGAATTGAGTGTCACGTTAAAAGGATTAAAGCGATACAGTCTGCAGGGAGATTCGAATGTTCAGAAAATATATAAAGAGCTGGGTATTGAAACCAAATTCTCTCAAAAAGGAGTAAATCTGGTTAATACTGGTAAAAAGTGCAGAAAACTAAATTACGACTTTATTAATGAACCTGATCTGGCACAAACCGTTGCTGTAACCTGCTGTCTGATGAATGTTCCTTTCCATTTTACAGGACTGCAAACGTTAAAGATTAAAGAAACTGACCGTATCTCAGCACTTATCAACGAATTAGGCAAAATGGGTTATCAACTGGAATCAAATCAAAAAGACAACCTGATTTGGAACGGAGATATAAAAGAAGTAAGTGGAACCATTGAAATCGACACTTATAAAGATCATCGTATGGCAATGGCCTTTGCACCAGCTTCATTTACTGGTGTACAAATATCTGTAAATGATCCGATGGTGGTTACCAAATCTTATCCTCATTACTGGGAGGATTTAAAATTGGTTGGAATTAACTCTGTTGAATAA
- a CDS encoding von Willebrand factor type A domain-containing protein translates to MKRIALLSMIFTLMSFQLIAQQVITGKVTDETGAEIPGVSVLIKGTQTGVITDAYGDYKITVNSDSDVLVFSFVGMKEEQIAVKGKKVINVVMKNNLVAVEECVVVGYGARQKRSITGAISNSLKGNTSGGWIRGYANHNAYDKEFNTESYASVSENGYKQVTDEPLSTFSVDVDRASYTNIRRFLNQGQLPPEGSVRVEEMINYFDYDYELPDDEHPFSVGSEMAVCPWNNDHYLLKVGLKGMEIDKENLPASNLVFLIDVSGSMNSSNKLPLLKSSFRLLVNELRDEDYVSIVVYAGAAGLVLEPTSGKNKKAILDALDRLQAGGSTAGGAGLMLAYQTAKEHLIKDGNNRIILATDGDFNVGSSSNASMEELVSQEKEDGIFMTVLGFGMGNYKDDRMEIIADKGNGNYAYIDNLQEAQKTLVSEFGGTLFTIAKDVKFQIEFNPQKVLAYRLIGYENRLLNKEDFNDDTKDAGEIGAGHTVTALYEIIPQGAKDAEEWIKTVDNLKYQKKLVHRTNDTSDEWLTLKLRYKKPDENKSTLMEYAVKGTVDEFRKASDDFRFAASVAAFGMKLSDSKYLGEMNYDSIQDIAKEARGEDVDGFKAEMVRLIKTADSLSKQVAFEE, encoded by the coding sequence ATGAAACGAATAGCTTTATTATCAATGATATTTACTTTGATGAGTTTTCAGTTAATAGCTCAACAAGTAATTACAGGTAAGGTAACGGATGAAACAGGAGCAGAAATACCTGGCGTGAGTGTGTTAATAAAAGGTACACAAACAGGAGTCATAACAGATGCATATGGTGATTATAAGATCACTGTTAATTCAGATTCAGATGTACTCGTCTTTTCTTTTGTTGGTATGAAAGAAGAACAAATTGCAGTGAAAGGCAAAAAGGTTATCAATGTGGTGATGAAGAATAATCTGGTGGCTGTTGAAGAATGTGTGGTTGTTGGGTATGGTGCACGGCAAAAGCGTTCCATAACAGGAGCAATTTCAAATAGTTTAAAAGGCAACACTTCAGGAGGTTGGATTCGTGGTTATGCTAACCATAATGCATATGACAAAGAGTTTAATACAGAAAGTTATGCTTCCGTAAGTGAAAATGGCTATAAACAGGTAACCGATGAGCCGCTTTCTACTTTTTCAGTTGATGTTGACCGGGCCAGTTATACCAATATTCGTCGATTCTTGAATCAGGGGCAGCTGCCTCCTGAAGGATCTGTTAGAGTTGAAGAGATGATAAATTACTTTGATTATGATTACGAATTGCCTGATGATGAACACCCTTTCTCTGTTGGTTCTGAAATGGCTGTTTGTCCCTGGAATAATGATCATTATCTTTTAAAGGTTGGTTTGAAAGGGATGGAGATTGACAAAGAGAATTTACCTGCATCTAATCTGGTATTTCTGATTGATGTTTCGGGTTCAATGAATTCCAGTAATAAATTGCCCTTGTTAAAGTCATCATTCCGATTGCTGGTTAATGAATTAAGGGATGAAGATTATGTGTCGATTGTGGTGTATGCCGGAGCTGCAGGATTAGTGTTGGAGCCAACTTCAGGCAAGAATAAAAAGGCCATACTGGATGCATTGGATCGATTGCAGGCCGGAGGTTCAACCGCAGGAGGAGCAGGATTGATGCTGGCTTATCAAACAGCTAAAGAACATTTGATAAAAGATGGTAATAACAGAATTATTCTGGCCACTGACGGTGATTTTAATGTGGGATCAAGTTCTAATGCGTCAATGGAAGAATTGGTGTCGCAGGAAAAAGAGGATGGCATATTCATGACAGTGCTGGGTTTTGGCATGGGTAATTATAAGGATGATAGGATGGAGATTATTGCTGATAAAGGCAATGGTAATTATGCCTATATCGATAATCTGCAGGAAGCGCAGAAGACTTTGGTGAGTGAATTTGGCGGAACACTTTTTACCATTGCCAAGGATGTTAAATTTCAGATTGAGTTTAATCCTCAAAAAGTGCTGGCTTATCGCCTGATTGGTTACGAAAACCGTTTATTAAATAAAGAAGATTTTAATGATGATACCAAAGATGCCGGAGAGATTGGAGCTGGCCATACAGTAACCGCACTGTATGAAATTATTCCTCAGGGAGCTAAGGATGCTGAAGAGTGGATTAAAACGGTGGATAATTTAAAATATCAGAAAAAGTTGGTTCATCGAACTAATGATACAAGCGATGAGTGGCTGACATTGAAACTGAGGTATAAAAAACCAGATGAAAACAAAAGTACCTTAATGGAATATGCTGTAAAAGGAACAGTTGATGAATTCAGAAAAGCCAGTGATGATTTTCGATTTGCTGCATCAGTTGCTGCTTTTGGAATGAAGCTTAGTGACTCTAAATATTTAGGAGAGATGAATTATGATTCAATACAAGATATTGCTAAAGAGGCCCGTGGTGAAGATGTAGATGGTTTTAAAGCTGAGATGGTACGACTAATTAAAACGGCTGATTCATTAAGTAAACAGGTGGCTTTTGAGGAATAA
- a CDS encoding carboxypeptidase-like regulatory domain-containing protein, with translation MNKLNGHNKITGLSSFFQYLKGKMNARDEHAFERHILNDPFESDALDGFKNFEEEDLSKDLVFLKSKIQKDKDGTVRIINRKSVAIAASVIVILGLLSVLLLLQPEQPQLVSQKIEPVIQQEKSSPEKEDQLDQPNSEVLQEEDRIVVKPEDKVLADKVTLADAELELADESESIEKLPSVQASKSKVRLASSKKVEINSFNVEPQSFIESNQKRTESDSGNNHLYGTLKGEEFIGGGTGQIDMVSIQGKVKDKYQHPVAGANIQVKGTSHATLSNADGSYRLKFPINDTAQPVTASFIGYVPTEIAQNSNDTIDFTLNEEFFALSEIQTISPKEEKPAQTEDFVTAEPEIGMDEYLDELVKGMRYPADGSGKKETVVALVILSDDGDIKDIHIKRSPGHSYSVEAIRLIKNGPLWKPAYQFGVPVQDEVKVKIQFIPPTETE, from the coding sequence ATGAACAAGTTAAACGGTCATAACAAGATAACTGGTTTGTCATCATTCTTCCAATATTTGAAAGGAAAAATGAATGCCCGTGACGAACATGCATTTGAACGCCATATATTAAATGATCCATTTGAATCTGATGCTCTGGATGGCTTTAAAAACTTTGAAGAAGAAGATCTGTCTAAAGATTTAGTTTTTCTAAAATCTAAAATCCAGAAAGATAAAGATGGTACTGTCAGGATTATCAATCGAAAGTCAGTTGCTATTGCTGCTTCTGTTATTGTTATACTTGGACTTCTTTCTGTTTTACTATTGTTACAACCCGAACAACCTCAATTGGTTTCGCAAAAAATTGAACCCGTTATTCAACAAGAAAAATCATCGCCTGAAAAAGAAGACCAATTGGATCAGCCAAATTCTGAAGTTCTGCAAGAAGAGGATAGAATTGTGGTTAAACCAGAAGATAAAGTACTTGCTGATAAGGTAACGCTTGCTGATGCAGAACTTGAACTGGCAGACGAAAGCGAATCGATTGAGAAGCTTCCAAGTGTTCAAGCGTCTAAAAGTAAGGTTCGATTGGCATCTTCCAAAAAAGTTGAAATCAATTCTTTCAATGTTGAACCACAATCTTTTATTGAATCAAATCAAAAAAGAACTGAATCTGACAGTGGCAACAACCATTTATATGGCACCTTAAAAGGAGAAGAATTTATAGGTGGCGGTACTGGTCAAATTGATATGGTTTCCATCCAGGGTAAAGTAAAAGACAAATATCAACATCCGGTAGCCGGTGCCAATATCCAGGTCAAAGGTACTTCACATGCTACTTTATCAAATGCGGATGGTAGTTATCGATTAAAATTCCCGATTAACGATACAGCTCAACCCGTTACAGCTTCATTCATCGGTTATGTTCCAACTGAGATCGCACAGAATAGCAACGACACCATTGATTTTACACTCAATGAAGAATTCTTTGCTCTTAGTGAAATTCAAACCATCAGTCCTAAAGAAGAAAAACCTGCACAAACGGAAGACTTTGTTACTGCCGAACCTGAAATTGGAATGGATGAATATCTGGATGAATTAGTAAAAGGAATGCGCTACCCTGCTGATGGTAGTGGCAAAAAAGAAACCGTTGTTGCCCTTGTAATTCTATCAGATGATGGAGATATCAAAGACATACATATAAAACGATCACCGGGACATTCATATTCCGTTGAGGCCATACGACTTATAAAGAATGGCCCATTATGGAAACCTGCCTATCAATTTGGAGTTCCTGTTCAGGACGAAGTAAAGGTGAAAATCCAGTTTATTCCACCAACAGAAACTGAATAG
- the aroB gene encoding 3-dehydroquinate synthase, with translation MFPLLSKDSNVFIVDDLTTDIEHLISNFPEEKVFLLSDKESYKHCFHKIETVKGLSPERTVIIADGDNNKGLAAVEQVWKLLSDGGADRKSLLLTLGGGMPCDLGGFAASTFKRGIKFINIPTTLLSQVDASIGGKTGINFAGLKNEIGVFNHATAVLIDTSFFETLDKPNIISGFAEMIKHAFIYSAEEWEKLKSFDIKNPDLDKLKELVADSIRIKDYFVQNDPTEHHIRKALNFGHTYGHAFESMALYEDRPLLHGYAVAFGMICELYLSHTRLGFPMPLVLELAERLEDIYGHFDFSTDKYDELYRLMTHDKKNEGNKINFTLLEEIGKIQINCQASQKEVYDALYFYNNFK, from the coding sequence ATGTTTCCGCTATTATCAAAAGATTCGAATGTATTTATAGTAGATGATCTGACAACAGACATTGAGCATCTTATATCAAATTTTCCAGAAGAGAAAGTCTTCCTTTTATCAGATAAAGAGTCATATAAACACTGTTTCCATAAAATTGAAACAGTAAAGGGCCTTAGTCCTGAACGTACTGTTATTATTGCTGACGGCGATAACAACAAGGGACTTGCTGCCGTTGAGCAGGTATGGAAATTACTAAGTGATGGCGGTGCCGACAGGAAATCGCTATTATTAACTTTAGGTGGTGGAATGCCTTGTGATTTAGGTGGATTTGCCGCATCAACTTTTAAGAGAGGAATTAAATTTATTAATATTCCAACCACTCTTTTATCGCAGGTTGATGCTTCAATCGGAGGGAAAACAGGTATTAATTTTGCTGGTCTTAAAAATGAAATCGGGGTATTTAATCATGCCACAGCCGTATTGATCGATACCAGCTTTTTTGAAACCCTTGACAAACCAAATATTATTTCAGGTTTTGCCGAAATGATTAAGCATGCTTTCATCTACTCAGCCGAAGAATGGGAGAAACTAAAAAGTTTCGATATCAAAAATCCTGATTTAGATAAGCTGAAAGAATTGGTGGCTGATTCGATCCGCATCAAAGATTATTTTGTACAGAATGATCCTACCGAACACCATATTCGTAAAGCCTTAAATTTCGGTCATACTTACGGACATGCCTTTGAAAGTATGGCCTTGTACGAAGACAGGCCTTTACTTCATGGTTATGCAGTAGCATTTGGTATGATTTGCGAACTATATCTGTCGCATACCCGTTTAGGATTTCCAATGCCTTTGGTATTAGAATTAGCTGAACGTTTGGAAGACATTTACGGACACTTCGACTTTTCAACAGACAAGTACGATGAGCTATACAGGCTGATGACACATGACAAAAAGAACGAAGGCAATAAAATCAATTTTACCTTGCTCGAAGAAATCGGTAAGATTCAGATAAATTGCCAGGCTAGCCAGAAAGAGGTTTATGATGCCTTGTACTTTTACAACAATTTCAAATAA
- a CDS encoding porin family protein produces MKKLIVIVALIGIVFTMNAQDRIAVGLKAGFNSTKIKISDLPNTVEMKNAAKNGFLFGAYGKVRLIGSLSFQPELYYAKKTSEMTGSLESNTFSSDNTFHTWDIPLLANLQLLDLSVVKVYGVAGPVASFIAKSKTDIPNDLDDYKKANWTFQAGAGVQIWRLTADVRYEWGLSDISDLANYNIGQKTDVLTFSVGYRLFGL; encoded by the coding sequence ATGAAAAAGCTAATTGTGATAGTAGCCTTAATAGGCATCGTTTTTACTATGAACGCACAGGACAGAATTGCAGTTGGATTAAAAGCAGGATTTAACTCTACCAAAATAAAAATCTCAGACTTACCAAATACTGTTGAGATGAAAAACGCAGCGAAAAACGGTTTTTTGTTTGGTGCATATGGAAAAGTTAGATTAATTGGCTCTTTATCATTTCAACCTGAATTGTATTATGCAAAGAAGACATCTGAAATGACTGGATCTCTCGAAAGTAATACTTTTAGTAGTGATAATACTTTTCACACCTGGGACATTCCGTTATTAGCTAATCTTCAGCTATTAGATTTATCTGTTGTAAAAGTATATGGAGTTGCCGGACCGGTTGCTTCGTTTATTGCCAAATCTAAAACAGACATTCCAAATGATCTGGATGATTATAAAAAAGCAAATTGGACTTTCCAGGCTGGAGCTGGTGTTCAAATCTGGCGTTTAACTGCTGATGTACGCTATGAGTGGGGTTTATCTGATATTTCAGATTTAGCTAATTATAATATCGGTCAAAAAACCGATGTATTAACATTCTCTGTTGGTTACAGATTATTCGGTTTATAA